A genomic segment from Bacillus rossius redtenbacheri isolate Brsri chromosome 5, Brsri_v3, whole genome shotgun sequence encodes:
- the LOC134532200 gene encoding axoneme-associated protein mst101(1)-like — MLDPFTARNSCCAECAECAECAECAECAECAECAECAECAECAEYAECSECAECAECAECAECAECAECAEYAECSECAECAECAECAECAECVECAEYAECAECAECAECAECAECAECVECAEYAECAECAECAEYAECAECAECAECAECAECAECAECAECAECAEYAEYAECCAECAECAECVECAKCAECAECAECAECAECAEYAECAECAECAECAECAECAECAECSEYAECAECAECAECAECAECAECAECAECAEYAECAECAECAECAECAECAECAECAECAECVECAECAECAECAECAECAECVDR, encoded by the exons ATGCTTGACCCATTCACTGCGCGCAATAGCTGCTGTGCCGAGTGTGCCGAGTGTGCCGAGTGTGCCGAGTGTGCCGAGTGTGCCGAGTGTGCCGAGTGTGCCGAGTGTGCCGAGTGTGCCGAGTGTGCCGAGTATGCTGAGTGTTCCGAGTGTGCCGAGTGTGCCGAGTGTGCCGAGTGTGCCGAGTGTGCCGAGTGTGCCGAGTGTGCCGAGTATGCTGAGTGTTCCGAGTGTGCCGAGTGTGCCGAGTGTGCCGAGTGTGCCGAGTGTGCCGAGTGTGTCGAGTGTGCCGAGTATGCTGAGTGTGCCGAGTGTGCCGAGTGTGCCGAGTGTGCCGAGTGTGCCGAGTGTGCCGAGTGTGTCGAGTGTGCCGAGTATGCCGAGTGTGCCGAGTGTGCCGAGTGTGCCGAGTATGCTGAGTGTGCCGAGTGTGCCGAGTGTGCCGAGTGTGCCGAGTGTGCCGAGTGTGCCGAGTGTGCCGAGTGTGCCGAGTGTGCCGAGTGTGCCGAGTATGCCGAGTATGCCGAGTGT TGTGCCGAGTGTGCCGAGTGTGCCGAGTGTGTCGAGTGTGCCAAGTGTGCCGAGTGTGCCGAGTGTGCCGAGTGTGCCGAGTGTGCCGAGTGTGCCGAGTATGCCGAGTGTGCCGAGTGTGCCGAGTGTGCCGAGTGTGCCGAGTGTGCCGAGTGTGCCGAGTGTGCCGAGTGTTCCGAGTATGCCGAGTGTGCCGAGTGTGCCGAGTGTGCCGAGTGTGCCGAGTGTGCCGAGTGTGCCGAGTGTGCCGAGTGTGCCGAGTGTGCCGAGTATGCCGAGTGTGCCGAGTGTGCCGAGTGTGCCGAGTGTGCCGAGTGTGCCGAGTGTGCCGAGTGTGCCGAGTGT